In Vigna unguiculata cultivar IT97K-499-35 chromosome 3, ASM411807v1, whole genome shotgun sequence, a single genomic region encodes these proteins:
- the LOC114177310 gene encoding NAC domain-containing protein 35, which translates to MAIAAANSSPTMSLSQSQSQEDVTTASTTNDNTNNSNNNNTTTDNKPDDHEHDMVMPGFRFHPTEEELVEFYLRRKVEGKRFNVELITFLDLYRYDPWELPALAAIGEKEWYFYVPRDRKYRNGDRPNRVTTSGYWKATGADRMIRTENFRSIGLKKTLVFYSGKAPKGIRTSWIMNEYRLPQHETERYQKAEISLCRVYKRAGVEDHPSLPRCLPTRPSSSRASSHSETKKHNEMVHHNMGFVGQSKPTEHIVEKMNETEASSDVNTALGLSKYNAYRAAMGALSSTMALPVVPMDEEGLMMMQHQQQSKQAAAHAGVSGIGTIFSAGPSSSNNNGIVNMDDLNRLMSYQQQYYNVQSHPNQFSTLLMQPSPVVSLTSLPNPLPTTFSDRLWEWNPIPEPPNQEYSNMSFK; encoded by the exons ATGGCAATTGCAGCCGCAAACTCATCACCCACCATGAGTCTCAGCCAGAGCCAGAGCCAGGAGGACGTCACCACCGCCTCCACCACCAACGACAACACCAACAACagtaacaacaacaacaccaccACCGATAACAAGCCCGATGATCACGAGCATGACATGGTTATGCCCGGTTTTCGCTTCCACCCAACCGAAGAAGAGCTCGTGGAATTCTACCTTCGCCGTAAGGTGGAGGGAAAGCGTTTCAACGTTGAACTCATTACTTTCCTCGATCTTTATCGCTATGACCCTTGGGAGCTTCCTg CCTTGGCGGCTATTGGTGAGAAGGAGTGGTACTTCTATGTGCCGAGAGATAGAAAGTATCGCAACGGTGATCGTCCCAATCGTGTCACCACCTCTGGGTATTGGAAGGCCACAGGAGCTGATAGGATGATCCGTACCGAGAATTTTCGCTCCATCGGCCTCAAGAAAACCCTAGTTTTCTATTCTGGGAAAGCTCCCAAAGGCATACGAACTAGTTGGATTATGAACGAGTATCGCTTGCCGCAACACGAAACCGAACGATATCAAAAG GCTGAGATATCGCTGTGCCGCGTGTACAAGAGAGCTGGAGTAGAGGACCATCCCTCCCTCCCTCGCTGTCTCCCGACAAGGCCATCTTCATCAAGAGCTTCTTCGCACTCCGAAACCAAGAAACACAACGAGATGGTTCATCACAACATGGGATTCGTGGGGCAATCGAAGCCAACCGAACACATAGTTGAGAAAATGAACGAAACGGAAGCAAGCAGTGATGTGAACACGGCTCTTGGACTTTCCAAATACAATGCTTACCGTGCTGCGATGGGTGCACTGAGCAGCACAATGGCACTTCCGGTTGTTCCGATGGACGAGGAAGGGTTGATGATGATGCAGCATCAGCAGCAGTCTAAGCAAGCAGCGGCACACGCAGGTGTTTCTGGGATTGGCACAATCTTCTCTGCTGGACCTTCTAGTTCCAACAACAATGGAATCGTGAACATGGATGATCTTAATAGGCTAATGAGTTACCAGCAGCAGTACTACAATGTTCAAAGCCATCCCAATCAGTTCTCTACTCTGCTGATGCAACCATCACCGGTAGTGTCTCTCACCTCGCTACCAAATCCACTTCCAACCACCTTCTCTGACCGACTCTGGGAGTGGAATCCAATCCCAGAGCCACCAAATCAAGAGTACAGCAACATGTCCTTCAAGTAA
- the LOC114175636 gene encoding uncharacterized protein LOC114175636 isoform X1 gives MKLKAIPSSRNSFVVGGDCNHNVAASSSSSSSSSSSCHRQSIVIVANKNRKQHETQGSESTPPRITSNVKQNLRFLKLWKSFQSRNSATPRPSTSYRKKKVEKDEDVVDTDLYRDPTSSLYYTNQVGIDNAVPVLLVDGYNVCGYWMKLKKHFMKGRLDIARQKLIDELVTFSMLREVKVVVVFDAMMSGLPSHKEDFAGLDIIFSGETCADTWIEKEVAALREDGCPKVWVVTSDHCHQQAAHGAGAFIWSCKALVTEIKASQKEVERMLQEQSSTSFQGRLLKHNLDAEVVDALKDLRKQLSENELK, from the exons atgaaattgaaagCTATTCCTTCATCGCGTAATTCCTTTGTAGTAGGTGGAGACTGCAATCACAATGTTGCtgcttcttcatcttcttcttcatcatcatcatcatcctgTCACAGACAAAGCATTGTGATAGTTGCAAACAAAAACAGGAAGCAGCACGAGACTCAGGGTTCCGAATCCACTCCTCCAAGAATCACATCCAACGTCAAGCAAAACCTCCGCTTCCTCAAGCTATGGAAG AGCTTCCAAAGTAGAAATTCTGCAACTCCAAGACCTTCAACCAGTTACCGCAAGAAGAAGGTGGAGAAGGATGAGGATGTTGTGGACACCGACCTCTATCGTGACCCCACCTCCTCTCTCTACTA TACGAACCAGGTGGGTATTGACAATGCCGTCCCTGTATTGCTTGTGGATGGCTATAATGTGTGTGGATATTGGATGAAACTCAAGAAACATTTCATGAAAGGAAGACTTGATATTGCTCGCCAAAAGCTAATTGACGAGCTTGTGACCTTCAGCATGCTTAGAG AGGTCAAAGTGGTTGTTGTCTTTGATGCAATGATGTCTGGACTCCCCAGCCACAAAGAAGATTTCGCAGG TCTTGATATTATTTTCTCAGGGGAAACATGCGCTGATACATGGATTGAAAAAGAG GTTGCAGCTTTAAGAGAGGATGGTTGCCCCAAAGTCTGGGTAGTCACTTCTGATCATTGCCATCAGCAAGCAGCACATGGAGCT GGAGCCTTTATTTGGAGTTGCAAGGCGTTGGTAACAGAG ATCAAAGCATCGCAAAAGGAGGTTGAAAGGATGCTTCAAGAGCAAAG TTCCACCTCTTTTCAAGGTAGATTATTGAAGCACAATCTTGATGCAGAAGTAGTGGATGCCCTAAAGGACCTGAGGAAACAACTATCTGAAAATGAGTTGAAGTAA
- the LOC114175636 gene encoding uncharacterized protein LOC114175636 isoform X2, whose protein sequence is MKLKAIPSSRNSFVVGGDCNHNVAASSSSSSSSSSSCHRQSIVIVANKNRKQHETQGSESTPPRITSNVKQNLRFLKLWKSFQSRNSATPRPSTSYRKKKVEKDEDVVDTDLYRDPTSSLYYTNQVGIDNAVPVLLVDGYNVCGYWMKLKKHFMKGRLDIARQKLIDELVTFSMLREVKVVVVFDAMMSGLPSHKEDFAGLDIIFSGETCADTWIEKEGAFIWSCKALVTEIKASQKEVERMLQEQSSTSFQGRLLKHNLDAEVVDALKDLRKQLSENELK, encoded by the exons atgaaattgaaagCTATTCCTTCATCGCGTAATTCCTTTGTAGTAGGTGGAGACTGCAATCACAATGTTGCtgcttcttcatcttcttcttcatcatcatcatcatcctgTCACAGACAAAGCATTGTGATAGTTGCAAACAAAAACAGGAAGCAGCACGAGACTCAGGGTTCCGAATCCACTCCTCCAAGAATCACATCCAACGTCAAGCAAAACCTCCGCTTCCTCAAGCTATGGAAG AGCTTCCAAAGTAGAAATTCTGCAACTCCAAGACCTTCAACCAGTTACCGCAAGAAGAAGGTGGAGAAGGATGAGGATGTTGTGGACACCGACCTCTATCGTGACCCCACCTCCTCTCTCTACTA TACGAACCAGGTGGGTATTGACAATGCCGTCCCTGTATTGCTTGTGGATGGCTATAATGTGTGTGGATATTGGATGAAACTCAAGAAACATTTCATGAAAGGAAGACTTGATATTGCTCGCCAAAAGCTAATTGACGAGCTTGTGACCTTCAGCATGCTTAGAG AGGTCAAAGTGGTTGTTGTCTTTGATGCAATGATGTCTGGACTCCCCAGCCACAAAGAAGATTTCGCAGG TCTTGATATTATTTTCTCAGGGGAAACATGCGCTGATACATGGATTGAAAAAGAG GGAGCCTTTATTTGGAGTTGCAAGGCGTTGGTAACAGAG ATCAAAGCATCGCAAAAGGAGGTTGAAAGGATGCTTCAAGAGCAAAG TTCCACCTCTTTTCAAGGTAGATTATTGAAGCACAATCTTGATGCAGAAGTAGTGGATGCCCTAAAGGACCTGAGGAAACAACTATCTGAAAATGAGTTGAAGTAA